AGTGGCGAATTACTTGACCAACCATACTGCGATGTTGCGTTACGACCAGTTCATGCAACAGGGTTACCCGATAGCAACCGGCGTGATCGAAGGCGCGTGCCGCCATCTGATTGCTGATCGGTTCGAAATAACGGGGGCGCGTTGGTCGCTAAAAACCGCGGAGGGCATCCTTCGGCTTCGTGCGATCCGCGCCAGTGGCGACTGGGATAGGTATCAGGCATTCCACAAGAAGCAGGAGTGGAAAAGAAACCACCTTCAGCGCTTCCACGGGCCGGAAACACAAGCCATGGTTTGGGCGGAATGAGTCGTTCTAAAAGAGCCGCACCCTTCTCGTTTTCCCCTGACAATCAAGTCCTCATCGGCCTGGATCGCCGATGGAGAACTCTGCACGCCTGTACAACTGCGCCCGTTGTCATCGTCAGGTGATGATTTGCAGTGGCTGTGACCGCGGCAACATCTATTGCCCTGAAGGGTGTGCGCAGGCGGCACGAAGCGCGTCTCTGCGGGCCGCCGGCTGGCGCTACCAGCAGAGCCGCCAGGGCCGGCACAAGCATGCCGAGCGGCAACGCCGCTACCGGGCGAGAAGGCAGAAAGTGACGCATCAGGGTTCCCCGGCCCCGCCCCTCATGATCCACTACCCCCCGTTCCGGCGAGGCCGGCTGGCCGCCGCGGTGCGGATGGCGCGCCGATGATGGCGCCCATTCGCTGCCACTTCTGCGGCCGTGAGTGCGGACCTTTCCTGCGTACCGGCCCGCTTCATCGCGCCACCGCCGCTGCTGCGCTTGGAACAGTCACCCGACAGGGGCCACCAGGCGCCCGGGCTCAGCCCCCTTGAGCCGGCCGGCCACGAGATGAGGAGAAACGCATTGGCCATCAGCAAAGAACAAGAGGCGCAGATCCTGCGCTATCACTACGTCGAGAAGTGGCGGGTGGGCACCATTGCCAGCCAGTTGGGCGTACACCACAACGTCGTCAATCGGGTGCTCTCCCAGGCCGGCATGCCGAAGGTCGAGCGGGCTGCGCAGCCGTCGATGATCGATCCTTATCTGCCGTTCATCACCGACACCCTGGCCCAGTTCCCCACGCTCACCGCCAGCCGCCTCTACGGCATGGTGCGTGAACGGGGCTACCCCGGCGGCCCCGACCACTTCCGCCATCAGCTCGCCTGTTACCGGCCACGCCCCCGGCCCGAGGCCTTTCTGCGCCTGAAGACCCTGCCCGGCGACCAGGGACAGATCGACTGGGGCCTATGCCGAGTTCGGCATAGGCCCCACTATGCCGAGTTTCAGACTATGCCGAGTTTTTCCTCTTGTCCCTCGTGGTGACCCTCAACTTAAGGTCTCGGGTAAGCCATGCGAGTCGATAACTCGGCATAGTCGCTATTGCGTCAAAGCGCCTTGAGGAAGGCGACCAAGGCATCATCGGGTTTGTAGATCCCGTGGGAGCCCTCGTGCGGTGTGGTCTTGGCAAGGACTCTTTCCTTCATCGCCAAGTCGGCCTCCAGATAAATGTGCGTGGTCTGCACCGACTCATGGCCCAGCCACAGGGCGATCACAGTTGTGTCGACGCCCGCCTGCAACAATTCCATGGCGGCGGTATGTCGCAGAAGGTGTGGAGACACTCGTTTGCCACGAAGTGACGGACAGGTTTCACGGGCGGTTGCAACATGCTTGGCCAGCAGATACTGGAGTCCGTCGTTACTCAGGCGAGTACCGCGGCGGTTGGGAAAGAGGATCCGCCCTTCGCCCACTGCCGGTTCTGCCAACCAGGCCTGGAGTACCGCCACCGTCTGACGGGCGAGTGGAACGGCGCGTTCCTTTCGGCCCTTGCCCAGCACATGCACATAGGCACCGCTGCCGAGATGGGTATCCTCGCGCGCCAGTGCGGTCAGTTCGGACAACCGCAACCCGGTTTGTACCGCCAGCAAGATCCAAGCGTGATCACGCCGGCCAGACCAAGTGGATGGGTCCGGGGCGGCGAGTAGAGCGTCGATTTCCGGCCGGGGCAGGTAATGGACCTGCTCGTGCGTACAGCGTTGGGCCGGAATCGCCAAGACCCGC
The Gammaproteobacteria bacterium DNA segment above includes these coding regions:
- a CDS encoding site-specific integrase, translated to MKPQTSFASMLTRFFTQRLMQQRQVSPHTIHSYRDTFRLLLRFAKTRLGKEPSQLAWEEIDAPLVGIFLDDLQAQRGIGARTRNLRLTAIRSLFGYAAFELPEHAEQIQRVLAIPAQRCTHEQVHYLPRPEIDALLAAPDPSTWSGRRDHAWILLAVQTGLRLSELTALAREDTHLGSGAYVHVLGKGRKERAVPLARQTVAVLQAWLAEPAVGEGRILFPNRRGTRLSNDGLQYLLAKHVATARETCPSLRGKRVSPHLLRHTAAMELLQAGVDTTVIALWLGHESVQTTHIYLEADLAMKERVLAKTTPHEGSHGIYKPDDALVAFLKAL